In the genome of Pseudomonadota bacterium, one region contains:
- a CDS encoding DUF4224 domain-containing protein, with amino-acid sequence MFLTDDQLILLTGYKHRHKQIAWLREREITHLVSGAGKPVVALREIEGRLPHDPAFRSKDRPKLDLVR; translated from the coding sequence ACGACCAACTGATCCTCCTCACCGGCTACAAGCATCGGCACAAGCAGATCGCCTGGCTGCGGGAGCGCGAGATCACGCATCTCGTATCGGGGGCCGGAAAGCCCGTCGTCGCCCTGAGGGAGATCGAGGGGCGCCTGCCGCACGACCCCGCGTTCCGCTCGAAGGACCGGCCGAAGCTGGATCTCGTCCGGTAG